The Streptomyces nitrosporeus genome includes a window with the following:
- a CDS encoding asparagine synthase-related protein: MRWLVGWSSIAASFSAVGAGDPREDGSTVHPVGAQPLWGGPDPLWAVGDWRPDEIRVVTVPAPGGAPATRLAVLGCCGAGDEQLRVGLLAARGGALRHLTAWPGSYTAVVQTGRRTTVVGDLAGARPVFHTPWAGGTAYATAALPLADLVEAQLDIGHLAALLACPESPEALGDGTPYEGVKRVPPGHALILREGSREITGYEAVASLAVAAPQADPVSAVEGVRDALVEAVRARLTAPRHAPQTLPPDPGPVPGMGPADRRAARGAPVPGIGADLSGGSASATLALLAAGLPGLPGTVLGHGTGAGERLLAVTFNDLATQGREDELERARVIAADPRLHHVVVAAGEEALPYASLESGPLTDEPAPSLVVAERHRRRLAAGSADHFVGHGARQVLDAHPARLADLLMDRRRRHLLRPVAALAKAEGPSAHSLFVPLAVYRAARKLARTSYRTGLETAAGLLPDANRHAPGLDTPADASLAALAWSRPGPAARWLTGEALAEVSVRLQGAAVRPAPVQRPGEARARAALARHATDQRILEQAAEIRSQRLHAPFLDNQVVRAARALPESLRVQPGARPAILRRVLAGAGIHDLPPGWGAPSQATTDAAGRLGLRTALPELIALFDAPLLADAGLIEARVVRKALRAAAEGEPLPLDGLADLASTELWLRRLVTRRGTCWTGTAAQRLRAVAGGVAPARRTLQS, encoded by the coding sequence ATGCGTTGGTTGGTGGGGTGGAGCAGTATCGCCGCGAGCTTCTCCGCCGTGGGTGCGGGGGACCCGCGGGAGGACGGGAGCACGGTCCACCCCGTGGGCGCCCAGCCCCTGTGGGGCGGCCCGGACCCGCTGTGGGCCGTCGGTGACTGGCGGCCGGACGAGATCCGGGTCGTCACGGTCCCGGCGCCCGGGGGCGCGCCCGCCACCCGCCTCGCGGTACTGGGCTGTTGCGGAGCCGGCGACGAGCAGTTGCGGGTCGGGCTGCTCGCGGCCCGGGGCGGGGCACTGCGCCATCTCACGGCCTGGCCGGGCAGTTACACGGCCGTCGTGCAGACCGGCCGGCGTACCACCGTCGTCGGGGACCTCGCCGGAGCGCGGCCCGTCTTCCACACACCCTGGGCGGGCGGCACCGCGTACGCCACCGCGGCACTCCCGCTCGCCGACCTGGTCGAGGCCCAGCTGGACATCGGTCATCTGGCGGCCCTGCTCGCCTGCCCGGAGTCGCCCGAGGCGCTGGGCGACGGCACCCCCTACGAAGGGGTGAAGCGGGTCCCGCCGGGCCACGCGCTGATCCTCCGCGAGGGTTCGCGTGAGATCACCGGGTACGAGGCGGTGGCCTCGCTCGCGGTCGCCGCCCCGCAGGCCGACCCGGTGAGCGCCGTCGAAGGGGTACGGGACGCGCTGGTCGAGGCCGTACGGGCCCGGCTCACCGCGCCCCGGCACGCCCCGCAGACCCTGCCGCCCGACCCGGGGCCCGTCCCGGGGATGGGGCCGGCCGACCGCCGCGCCGCCCGGGGGGCGCCGGTACCCGGTATCGGCGCGGACCTCTCCGGGGGCAGCGCCTCCGCCACGCTCGCCCTGCTGGCCGCCGGACTGCCGGGGCTCCCGGGAACCGTCCTCGGCCACGGCACGGGCGCGGGCGAGCGGCTCCTCGCCGTCACCTTCAACGACCTGGCCACCCAGGGCCGCGAGGACGAACTGGAACGGGCCCGCGTCATCGCGGCCGACCCCCGGCTGCACCACGTCGTCGTCGCCGCGGGGGAGGAGGCACTGCCCTACGCCTCCCTGGAGAGCGGCCCGCTCACCGACGAACCCGCGCCCTCCCTCGTCGTCGCCGAGCGCCACCGGCGCAGACTGGCCGCGGGCAGCGCCGACCACTTCGTCGGGCACGGCGCCCGCCAGGTGCTCGACGCGCACCCGGCCCGGCTGGCCGACCTCCTCATGGACCGGCGCAGACGCCACCTCCTGCGGCCCGTCGCCGCGCTCGCCAAGGCCGAAGGGCCGTCCGCCCACTCGCTGTTCGTCCCGCTGGCCGTCTACCGTGCCGCCCGGAAGCTGGCCCGCACCTCCTACCGCACCGGCCTGGAGACGGCGGCCGGACTGCTGCCCGACGCCAACCGCCACGCGCCCGGCCTCGACACCCCCGCCGACGCCTCCCTCGCCGCCCTCGCCTGGTCCCGCCCGGGACCGGCCGCCCGCTGGCTCACCGGGGAGGCGCTCGCCGAGGTGTCGGTCCGGCTCCAGGGAGCGGCGGTCCGCCCGGCGCCGGTGCAGCGCCCCGGGGAGGCCCGCGCCCGGGCCGCCCTCGCCCGGCACGCGACCGACCAGCGGATCCTGGAACAGGCCGCGGAGATCCGCAGCCAGCGTCTGCACGCCCCCTTCCTCGACAACCAGGTCGTACGCGCCGCCCGCGCGCTGCCCGAGTCGTTGCGGGTCCAGCCGGGGGCCCGGCCGGCGATCCTGCGGCGGGTGCTCGCCGGGGCCGGCATCCACGACCTCCCGCCCGGCTGGGGCGCCCCGTCCCAGGCCACGACGGACGCGGCCGGGCGCCTCGGTCTGCGTACCGCCCTTCCCGAGCTGATCGCCCTGTTCGACGCCCCGCTGCTCGCGGACGCGGGACTGATCGAGGCCCGTGTCGTACGGAAGGCCCTGCGCGCCGCGGCGGAGGGCGAACCGCTGCCCCTGGACGGTCTCGCCGACCTGGCGTCCACGGAACTCTGGCTGCGCCGCCTGGTGACCCGGCGGGGCACCTGCTGGACCGGGACGGCGGCCCAGCGCCTGCGTGCCGTGGCGGGCGGGGTGGCCCCGGCCCGCCGGACGCTCCAGTCCTGA
- a CDS encoding M23 family metallopeptidase, translated as MASNQPAPEAPSSFRPASPGDEERSWGEWNPTEESVRPVRGRHRVAKQRGLARSSTVLGVGVIAAVGAGGMATAQSKPPVSISLPDAITDKLPDASSLPGVGAFMSDDSGTDATRPVSAAPLTTAGITVAEAEQGATDAGEALRARILQQAEQQQADADAEARAAEEKAAAERAAQEAAKQQSEAEAQAAAEKKAAEEAAKKKAEAERLAKLAASYAAPTSSYTLTSTYGQSGSMWSSGSHTGLDFAAPTGTPVKAVHGGVIKSAGWSGSYGYRTVLELDDGTEIWYCHQSSMNVSAGQRVATGDTIGRVGATGNVTGPHLHLEVHTADGAGVDPLTWLRGKGLTI; from the coding sequence GTGGCGTCCAACCAGCCTGCCCCCGAGGCCCCGTCGTCCTTCAGGCCCGCGTCCCCCGGGGACGAGGAGCGGTCGTGGGGGGAGTGGAACCCCACCGAGGAGTCCGTCCGGCCCGTGCGCGGCAGGCACCGCGTAGCCAAGCAGCGTGGCCTGGCCCGTAGTTCCACGGTTCTCGGTGTCGGTGTGATCGCGGCCGTCGGCGCGGGCGGCATGGCCACCGCGCAGAGCAAGCCGCCGGTCTCCATCTCCCTTCCGGACGCCATCACCGACAAACTTCCCGACGCCTCATCCCTTCCCGGTGTGGGCGCGTTCATGTCCGACGATTCCGGAACGGACGCGACGCGGCCCGTTTCCGCCGCTCCGCTGACCACCGCCGGCATCACCGTCGCGGAGGCCGAGCAGGGCGCCACCGACGCCGGTGAGGCGCTGCGCGCCCGCATCCTCCAGCAGGCCGAGCAGCAGCAGGCCGACGCCGACGCCGAGGCCAGGGCGGCCGAGGAGAAGGCGGCGGCGGAGCGGGCCGCACAGGAGGCCGCGAAGCAGCAGAGCGAGGCGGAGGCCCAGGCCGCAGCCGAGAAGAAGGCGGCCGAGGAAGCGGCGAAGAAGAAGGCCGAGGCGGAGCGCCTGGCCAAGCTGGCCGCCAGCTACGCCGCCCCGACGTCCTCCTACACGCTCACCTCGACCTACGGCCAGTCCGGTTCGATGTGGTCCTCCGGCTCCCACACCGGCCTGGACTTCGCCGCTCCGACCGGCACCCCGGTCAAGGCCGTCCACGGCGGTGTCATCAAGTCGGCGGGCTGGTCGGGGTCGTACGGCTACCGCACGGTGCTGGAGCTCGATGACGGTACCGAGATCTGGTACTGCCACCAGTCCTCGATGAACGTGTCCGCCGGCCAGCGGGTCGCCACCGGCGACACCATCGGCCGGGTCGGCGCCACCGGCAACGTGACGGGCCCTCACCTCCACCTGGAGGTCCACACCGCAGACGGCGCGGGCGTCGACCCGCTGACCTGGCTGCGCGGCAAGGGCCTGACGATCTGA
- a CDS encoding PP2C family protein-serine/threonine phosphatase — MGMRDGRRGARVRGTGTRGAGARRFVRLLPWLLIGVGLLIDLASPPTVTAVPLFAAAPLVAAPFFSFAGTAGAGIVSVLAVVGIRLWDGVVLDVVPVTELLTLVTVSVLALLINGVVRRGSEQLASARAIAETAMRAVLPTPEERIGGLLVAARYEAAQADEFVGGDLYAVVDTPHGVRLVLGDVRGKGLDAVGAVAVVIGAFREAAETELSLEGVAQRLERALAREGERRGGLDSMEGFVTVVLAEIPTGSGALRIVNRGHPEPLLLHADGRLDVLAPSRPAMPIGMGLETWPDRSEEWEMPPGSTLLVFTDGLSEARDAAGSFYDPEERLRGRIFPGPEELLSALTDDVRLHTGGRSTDDMALLAVGRPALGQPARRRTVRIVGRTGG; from the coding sequence GTGGGGATGCGGGACGGACGGCGCGGTGCGCGGGTGCGGGGGACCGGCACCCGGGGGGCCGGGGCCCGGCGGTTCGTACGGCTGCTGCCGTGGCTGCTGATCGGGGTGGGACTGCTGATCGACCTGGCGTCCCCGCCGACGGTCACGGCCGTCCCCCTTTTCGCCGCGGCCCCCCTGGTGGCGGCCCCCTTCTTCTCCTTCGCCGGCACCGCGGGCGCCGGGATCGTCTCGGTGCTGGCCGTGGTGGGAATCAGGCTCTGGGACGGGGTGGTCCTGGATGTGGTGCCGGTCACCGAGCTCCTCACCCTGGTCACCGTCTCGGTGCTCGCCCTTCTGATCAACGGCGTCGTACGGCGCGGCAGCGAGCAGTTGGCGTCCGCGCGGGCCATCGCGGAGACCGCGATGCGGGCGGTGCTGCCCACGCCGGAGGAACGGATCGGCGGCCTGCTGGTCGCGGCCCGCTACGAGGCGGCGCAGGCCGACGAGTTCGTGGGCGGCGACCTCTACGCGGTGGTGGACACGCCGCACGGCGTACGGCTGGTGCTCGGTGACGTCCGCGGCAAGGGTCTGGACGCGGTGGGGGCGGTGGCCGTGGTGATCGGGGCGTTCCGGGAGGCCGCGGAGACGGAGCTCTCGCTGGAGGGGGTGGCCCAGCGGCTGGAACGGGCGCTGGCCCGGGAGGGCGAGCGGCGCGGTGGGCTGGACTCCATGGAGGGGTTCGTCACGGTGGTGCTCGCCGAGATCCCCACGGGCTCCGGGGCGTTGCGGATCGTCAACCGGGGACACCCCGAGCCGCTGCTGCTGCACGCGGACGGCCGGCTCGACGTACTGGCGCCGTCCAGGCCGGCGATGCCGATCGGGATGGGGCTGGAGACGTGGCCGGACCGGTCGGAGGAGTGGGAGATGCCCCCGGGGTCGACGCTCCTGGTCTTCACGGACGGCCTGTCCGAGGCGCGTGACGCGGCCGGGTCCTTCTACGACCCGGAGGAGCGGCTGCGCGGCCGGATCTTCCCCGGCCCGGAAGAGCTGCTCTCCGCGCTGACGGACGACGTCCGGCTGCACACCGGGGGGCGTTCCACGGACGACATGGCCCTGCTCGCCGTCGGCAGGCCGGCGCTCGGCCAGCCGGCCCGGCGCAGGACGGTGAGGATCGTGGGCCGGACCGGGGGATGA
- the trmB gene encoding tRNA (guanosine(46)-N7)-methyltransferase TrmB produces MSEPVNPTPKTPGAEAASTAAAPTAPAARTEVPAPLADAGDPAAGAREAETLDTEARDAEARREASFERQRRLRQEPRFPGGPAADPAGSHHERRIRSFQPRRSRVTAGQEDALQRLWPKWGLDIDGRRILDLPTLFDGLPVVLEIGFGMGEATAQMAAEDPGTGILAVDVHTPGQGNLLGLADRAGATNVRVANGDAIILLREMLAPGALDGLRVYFPDPWPKTRHHKRRLIQPEFLDLAAQRLKPGALVHCATDWEPYAEQMLDVLTAHPLYENTQADGGYAPRPAFRPLTRFEGQGLDKGHLVHDLLFTRRADRT; encoded by the coding sequence GTGTCTGAGCCTGTGAACCCCACCCCCAAGACGCCCGGTGCCGAGGCGGCCTCGACGGCCGCCGCCCCCACCGCCCCGGCGGCCCGGACCGAGGTCCCGGCGCCGCTCGCGGACGCCGGGGACCCGGCCGCCGGGGCCCGGGAGGCCGAAACCCTCGACACCGAGGCCCGGGACGCCGAGGCACGCCGGGAGGCGTCCTTCGAGCGGCAGCGCAGGCTGCGCCAGGAGCCGCGCTTTCCCGGCGGCCCCGCGGCCGACCCGGCGGGCTCGCACCACGAGCGCCGTATCCGCAGTTTCCAGCCCCGCCGCAGCCGGGTGACCGCCGGCCAGGAGGACGCCCTCCAGCGGCTCTGGCCCAAGTGGGGCCTGGACATCGACGGCCGGCGGATCCTCGATCTGCCCACGCTCTTCGACGGGCTCCCAGTGGTGCTGGAGATCGGCTTCGGCATGGGCGAGGCGACCGCGCAGATGGCGGCCGAGGACCCGGGCACCGGGATCCTCGCCGTGGACGTGCACACGCCCGGCCAGGGAAACCTCCTCGGGCTCGCGGACCGGGCCGGGGCGACCAACGTCCGGGTCGCCAACGGTGACGCGATCATCCTGCTCCGCGAGATGCTGGCGCCCGGGGCGCTGGACGGGCTCCGGGTGTACTTCCCCGACCCCTGGCCCAAGACCCGGCACCACAAGCGGCGGCTGATCCAGCCGGAGTTCCTCGACCTGGCGGCCCAGCGGCTGAAGCCCGGGGCGCTGGTCCACTGCGCGACGGACTGGGAGCCCTACGCGGAGCAGATGCTGGACGTCCTCACCGCGCACCCCCTGTACGAGAACACCCAGGCGGACGGCGGCTATGCGCCGAGGCCCGCGTTCCGGCCGCTGACCCGGTTCGAGGGCCAGGGCCTGGACAAGGGCCACCTCGTCCACGACCTGCTCTTCACCCGGCGCGCGGACCGGACCTGA
- a CDS encoding sporulation protein: MSREQRGPNEKLGTVLALAGISNAGLARRVNDLGAQRGLTLRYDKTSVARWVAKGMVPQGAAPHLIAAAIGAKLGRPVPLHEIGLADADPAPEVGLAFPRDVGEAVRSATDLYRLDPAGRRGGGIWQSLAGSFAVSAYATPASRWLITPADPSVARDPSAVQGGVPGAQGASGAHGPSVLQGPPAGGTGRGAAGVPAQPGPDGAADASPSLLRVGHSDVAKLREAAQDARRWDSKYGGGDWRSSMVPECLRVDAAPLLLGSYSDEVGRALFGASAELTRLAGWMAFDTGQQEAAQRYYIQALRLARAAADVPLGGYVLASMSLQATYRGFADEGVDLAQAAVERNRGLATARTMSFFRLVEARAHAKAGDAPAAGSALRAAESWLERSRAGDCDPSWLGFYSYDRFAADAAECYRDLKAPRQVRRFTEQALSRPTDEFVRSHGLRLVVSAVAELESGNLDAACAAGTRAVEVAGRISSARTTEYVRDLLHRLEPYGDEPRVAELRERARPLLVSPA, from the coding sequence ATGTCCAGGGAGCAACGCGGGCCGAACGAGAAGCTCGGCACAGTTCTCGCCCTCGCGGGAATCAGCAACGCCGGGCTCGCCCGGCGGGTCAACGACCTCGGAGCACAGCGCGGACTGACACTTCGTTACGACAAGACCTCGGTGGCCAGATGGGTCGCCAAGGGAATGGTGCCGCAGGGTGCCGCGCCCCATCTCATCGCCGCGGCGATAGGGGCCAAACTCGGCCGCCCCGTCCCGCTGCACGAGATCGGGCTGGCCGACGCCGACCCGGCGCCGGAGGTCGGGCTGGCCTTCCCCCGTGACGTGGGTGAGGCGGTGCGTTCGGCGACCGACCTCTACCGGCTGGATCCGGCCGGGCGCCGGGGTGGCGGGATCTGGCAGTCGCTGGCGGGCTCCTTCGCGGTGAGCGCGTACGCCACGCCGGCGTCACGGTGGCTCATCACGCCCGCCGACCCGTCCGTCGCCCGGGACCCCTCGGCGGTCCAGGGAGGCGTTCCCGGCGCCCAGGGCGCATCCGGGGCGCACGGTCCGTCCGTTCTCCAGGGGCCTCCCGCGGGAGGAACCGGCAGAGGGGCGGCCGGGGTGCCCGCCCAGCCCGGACCGGACGGCGCGGCCGACGCCTCGCCCTCTCTCCTGCGGGTCGGCCACAGCGACGTGGCCAAGCTGCGCGAGGCCGCCCAGGACGCCCGCCGCTGGGACTCCAAGTACGGCGGAGGGGACTGGCGTTCCTCGATGGTCCCGGAGTGCTTACGCGTCGACGCGGCACCGCTGCTGCTGGGTTCGTACAGCGACGAGGTGGGCCGCGCCCTGTTCGGCGCCTCCGCCGAACTCACCCGGCTCGCCGGGTGGATGGCGTTCGACACCGGGCAGCAGGAGGCCGCCCAGCGCTACTACATCCAGGCCCTGCGTCTCGCCCGGGCCGCCGCCGACGTGCCGCTCGGCGGATACGTGCTCGCCTCGATGTCCCTCCAGGCGACCTACCGCGGGTTCGCCGACGAGGGCGTGGACCTCGCGCAGGCGGCCGTCGAGCGCAACCGGGGCCTGGCCACCGCCCGGACGATGAGCTTCTTCCGGCTCGTGGAGGCGCGCGCCCATGCCAAGGCCGGCGACGCACCGGCCGCGGGGTCCGCGCTCAGGGCCGCCGAGAGCTGGCTGGAGCGCTCCCGGGCCGGCGACTGCGACCCGAGCTGGCTCGGCTTCTACTCGTACGACCGGTTCGCCGCCGACGCCGCCGAGTGCTACCGCGACCTCAAGGCGCCGAGGCAGGTACGCCGCTTCACCGAGCAGGCCCTGTCCAGGCCCACGGACGAGTTCGTCCGCTCGCACGGCCTGCGCCTCGTGGTGTCGGCCGTCGCGGAGCTGGAGTCGGGCAACCTGGACGCGGCCTGTGCCGCGGGCACCCGCGCCGTCGAGGTGGCGGGACGCATCTCCTCGGCGCGCACCACGGAGTACGTACGCGACCTGCTGCACCGCCTGGAGCCGTACGGGGACGAGCCGCGTGTCGCGGAGCTGCGTGAGCGGGCGCGCCCGCTCCTGGTGTCCCCGGCCTGA
- a CDS encoding aldo/keto reductase, producing MTTYRALGSSDLKVFPLALGGNVFGWTADEAASFAVLDAYTEAGGNFVDTADSYSAWVPGNEGGESETLIGKWLKARARRDDVVIATKAGAHPAYKGLAAATLKEAAEASLRRLGTDHIDLYYTHFDDESVPVEEIITALDQLVKAGKVREIAASNISPERLRASLDFSEREGLARYVALQPHYNLVSRDTYEGPLLDTASAAGLAAVPYFALASGFLTGKYRPGKDVDSARAGSAAQHLESERGRRVLAALDEVAREHDAEVATVALAWLAARPTVVAPIASARTVAQLPALTAVADLELTGRQLADLTEASA from the coding sequence ATGACCACCTATCGCGCACTCGGTTCCTCGGACCTCAAGGTCTTCCCGCTGGCCCTCGGCGGCAACGTCTTCGGCTGGACGGCCGACGAGGCCGCCTCCTTCGCCGTTCTGGACGCCTACACCGAGGCGGGCGGCAACTTCGTCGACACCGCCGACTCCTACTCGGCCTGGGTCCCGGGCAACGAGGGCGGTGAGTCGGAGACCCTGATCGGGAAGTGGCTGAAGGCGCGCGCCCGCCGCGACGACGTGGTGATCGCGACCAAGGCCGGCGCCCATCCCGCGTACAAGGGTCTGGCCGCGGCCACCCTCAAGGAGGCGGCGGAGGCGTCGCTGCGGCGGCTCGGCACCGACCACATCGACCTGTACTACACGCACTTCGACGACGAGAGCGTGCCGGTCGAGGAGATCATCACGGCCCTGGACCAGCTGGTGAAGGCGGGGAAGGTCCGGGAGATCGCGGCCTCCAACATCAGCCCGGAACGGCTCAGGGCATCGCTGGACTTCTCCGAGCGGGAGGGCCTGGCCCGCTACGTGGCGCTGCAGCCGCACTACAACCTGGTCTCCCGCGACACCTACGAGGGCCCGCTGCTCGACACCGCGTCCGCCGCCGGGCTGGCCGCCGTACCGTACTTCGCGCTCGCCTCCGGCTTCCTCACCGGCAAGTACCGGCCCGGCAAGGACGTCGACAGCGCCCGGGCCGGCAGCGCGGCCCAGCACCTGGAGTCGGAGCGCGGCCGCAGGGTGCTCGCGGCTCTCGACGAGGTCGCCCGGGAACACGACGCCGAGGTCGCCACCGTCGCCCTGGCCTGGCTCGCGGCCCGCCCGACCGTCGTGGCACCGATCGCCTCGGCCCGTACGGTCGCGCAGCTTCCCGCGCTCACCGCCGTGGCGGACCTGGAACTGACCGGCCGGCAACTGGCCGACCTCACCGAGGCGTCCGCCTGA
- a CDS encoding PrsW family intramembrane metalloprotease — MPVLGAQPVDEFLAAVPGRRHWLYRPRRVGLVWRSRAFRAGAVVFVLALCGLVILALVREQTGTEGFLVGLGLAVLPVPLLMGAFRWLDRVDPGPWRSLLFAFAWGSCAAALVAIVANSFATRWIATATADPAGADTLGATVIAPVVEESAKAAALVLIFLFRRRQFSGLVDGIVVAGFTATGFAFTENILYLGNAFGEDQQAGAAGFGSVTVGTFVVRVLMSPFAHPLFTVLTGIGFGLAAAAGRRHRVRRVLFPVLGLLLAMGMHAAWNGSSVLGPYGFYLVYGVFMMPCFGLVTWLAVWSRQRELRTLAEELPVYASAGWLAWPEPLALASLRARGVARDAARHLGSHPDPARGKQAARAVAEYESFATSLAMLRRRARHDGPGEDFAVRERELLHHLWQRRAVASPALTYAAQVTGRIHRAGPPVPGVLPRQSPYGQAPRWQPAARPVPAPHRHYGGYNPYLHTGGAAPGRSEGPGRGGVPGRDGTPPV; from the coding sequence GTGCCCGTCCTCGGGGCCCAGCCGGTCGACGAGTTCCTGGCCGCCGTGCCGGGGCGCCGCCACTGGCTCTACCGGCCGCGCCGTGTCGGCCTGGTCTGGCGCAGCAGGGCGTTCCGTGCGGGTGCGGTGGTCTTCGTGCTCGCCCTGTGCGGTCTGGTGATCCTGGCCTTGGTGCGTGAGCAGACCGGCACCGAGGGCTTCCTGGTGGGGCTGGGACTGGCCGTGCTGCCCGTCCCGCTGCTGATGGGGGCGTTCCGCTGGCTGGACCGGGTCGATCCCGGCCCCTGGCGGAGCCTGCTGTTCGCGTTCGCCTGGGGCTCCTGCGCCGCGGCGCTGGTGGCGATCGTCGCCAACTCCTTCGCGACGCGCTGGATAGCGACGGCCACCGCCGACCCGGCGGGCGCCGACACCCTGGGGGCCACCGTCATCGCGCCGGTCGTCGAGGAGAGCGCGAAGGCCGCCGCACTCGTGCTGATCTTCCTGTTCCGCAGAAGGCAGTTCAGCGGGCTGGTCGACGGCATCGTGGTCGCCGGGTTCACCGCGACCGGTTTCGCCTTCACCGAGAACATCCTGTACCTCGGCAACGCCTTCGGCGAGGACCAGCAGGCGGGGGCGGCCGGCTTCGGTTCGGTGACCGTCGGGACGTTCGTCGTACGGGTGCTGATGTCGCCCTTCGCCCATCCCCTGTTCACGGTGCTCACCGGGATCGGTTTCGGGCTCGCGGCCGCCGCCGGGCGGCGCCACCGGGTGCGCAGGGTCCTGTTCCCCGTCCTCGGGCTCCTCCTGGCCATGGGGATGCACGCCGCGTGGAACGGCTCCTCGGTCCTCGGTCCGTACGGCTTCTACCTGGTGTACGGCGTGTTCATGATGCCGTGCTTCGGGCTGGTGACCTGGCTGGCGGTCTGGTCACGGCAGCGGGAACTGCGCACGCTCGCCGAGGAGCTCCCGGTCTACGCCTCGGCCGGCTGGCTCGCCTGGCCCGAGCCGCTGGCCCTGGCCTCGCTGCGGGCCCGGGGGGTCGCCCGCGACGCCGCGCGGCACCTCGGGAGCCATCCGGATCCCGCCCGCGGCAAGCAGGCGGCGCGTGCGGTCGCGGAGTACGAGTCGTTCGCGACCTCCCTGGCGATGCTGCGCCGCCGGGCCCGTCACGACGGGCCCGGGGAGGACTTCGCCGTGCGGGAGAGGGAGCTGCTGCACCATCTGTGGCAGCGGCGGGCCGTCGCGAGCCCGGCCCTGACGTACGCGGCCCAGGTGACGGGCCGGATCCACCGGGCCGGGCCGCCCGTACCGGGAGTGCTGCCCCGGCAGTCCCCGTACGGCCAGGCCCCCCGGTGGCAGCCGGCCGCCCGGCCGGTACCCGCGCCGCACCGGCACTACGGCGGCTACAACCCGTATCTGCACACCGGCGGCGCCGCACCCGGCCGGAGCGAGGGCCCCGGCCGGGGCGGGGTCCCGGGCCGGGACGGGACACCACCGGTCTGA
- a CDS encoding FAD-dependent oxidoreductase produces MTTHAAYDCDVLVVGAGIVGLASAYALTRTAPGARVMVLGKGQNPAGRAAGPWPDGAGRAGSPSGGAARSGSAAGGTGPGGRADRSDGAVRGDGAVRGDGAVRGDGAVRGDGAVRGDGAVRGDGAVHGDRAAVWSGGEAVHSGIQHAPGTLRARCTVRGAAELAAFCAEHGIAHTVTGELVVATGSGGLPRLHGLVQRGRAHGLPVRELGPAQIAEHEPRVRAHAAILVGAGGVCDFAAVSDRLAAEFGAAGGRIGYDAEVVAVDRRPWGVAVRTSDGRVVRARTLVNCADGDSGRVAGLTGDDPGVRIVPLREECYELTAPGLVRGLVRQVPDPGSPYPGVRLSQGLDGTVRIGWSVTSAGAEASGRHRPAGRLSRLRAPALSRSGVWRAARPAGRQGVAEAPAASSRQAVARALRRLLPGVAEDDLRPGPSGARTQTAVLRDGTPVDDFLLRDAPHAVHVLNVPVPAVTAALPLGREVARRALLRARATGWSPLAVESGHCV; encoded by the coding sequence GTGACGACACATGCGGCGTACGACTGCGATGTGCTGGTGGTCGGCGCGGGGATCGTCGGTCTGGCGAGCGCGTACGCGCTCACGCGCACCGCACCCGGCGCCCGGGTCATGGTGCTGGGGAAGGGACAAAACCCCGCCGGACGGGCCGCCGGGCCCTGGCCCGATGGTGCGGGGCGGGCCGGGTCGCCGTCCGGTGGTGCGGCGCGGAGCGGGTCCGCAGCGGGGGGTACGGGGCCGGGCGGCAGGGCGGACCGCAGTGACGGGGCGGTCCGCGGTGACGGGGCGGTCCGCGGTGACGGGGCGGTCCGCGGTGACGGGGCGGTCCGCGGTGACGGGGCGGTCCGCGGTGACGGGGCGGTCCGCGGTGACGGGGCGGTCCACGGTGACAGGGCGGCGGTGTGGAGCGGCGGTGAGGCAGTCCACAGCGGTATCCAGCACGCCCCGGGCACCCTCAGGGCCCGCTGCACGGTGCGGGGCGCGGCCGAGCTGGCCGCCTTCTGCGCCGAGCACGGCATCGCCCACACGGTGACCGGTGAGCTGGTCGTGGCGACCGGCAGCGGCGGACTGCCCCGGCTGCACGGCCTGGTGCAGCGCGGCCGGGCGCACGGGCTGCCGGTGCGCGAGCTCGGCCCCGCCCAGATCGCGGAGCACGAACCGCGGGTGCGTGCGCACGCCGCGATCCTGGTCGGGGCGGGCGGGGTGTGCGACTTCGCCGCCGTGTCGGACCGCCTGGCCGCCGAGTTCGGCGCGGCCGGCGGCCGCATCGGGTACGACGCGGAGGTCGTGGCCGTCGACCGGCGCCCCTGGGGCGTCGCGGTGCGGACGTCCGACGGCCGGGTGGTCCGGGCCCGGACCCTGGTCAACTGCGCGGACGGGGACAGCGGACGCGTCGCCGGGCTCACCGGCGACGACCCGGGCGTCCGGATCGTTCCGCTGCGCGAGGAGTGCTACGAACTGACCGCCCCCGGACTGGTGCGCGGGCTCGTCCGCCAGGTGCCGGACCCGGGCTCGCCGTATCCCGGGGTGCGGCTGTCCCAGGGCCTCGACGGCACGGTCCGCATCGGCTGGTCCGTCACCTCCGCCGGAGCGGAGGCGTCCGGCCGGCACCGGCCGGCCGGGCGCCTCTCACGCCTGCGGGCGCCCGCCCTCAGCCGGTCCGGCGTCTGGCGGGCCGCCCGCCCGGCCGGCCGCCAGGGGGTGGCCGAGGCCCCCGCCGCCTCGTCGCGGCAGGCCGTCGCGCGGGCCCTTCGGCGGCTGCTTCCCGGGGTGGCCGAGGACGATCTGCGGCCCGGCCCGTCCGGTGCCCGGACGCAGACGGCGGTCCTGCGGGACGGCACCCCCGTCGACGACTTCCTGCTCCGGGACGCCCCGCACGCCGTGCATGTGCTGAACGTCCCGGTGCCCGCCGTGACCGCCGCGCTGCCGCTGGGGAGGGAGGTGGCGCGTCGGGCCCTGCTGCGGGCACGGGCGACGGGTTGGAGCCCGCTCGCCGTAGAATCGGGTCATTGTGTCTGA